A genomic stretch from Sceloporus undulatus isolate JIND9_A2432 ecotype Alabama chromosome 5, SceUnd_v1.1, whole genome shotgun sequence includes:
- the MEIG1 gene encoding meiosis expressed gene 1 protein homolog isoform X2: MENPVVFMDSKDIPSPAFSPGEANVRDEPGMSFSREAGALEDLKLTGDVAGATASTDIKPKSIQRAKTWSDEVENLYRFQQAGYRDEIEYKQVKQVDMVERWPETGFVKKLQRRDNTFYYYDKERECEDKEVHKVKVYAY, encoded by the exons ATGGAAAATCCAGTGGTGTTTATGGATAGTAAGGACATACCATCTCCAGCTTTCTCCCCCGGGGAAGCAAATGTGAGGGACGAACCCGGTATGTCCTTCAGCAGAGAAGCAGGTGCCCTTGAAGACCT CAAATTAACTGGGGATGTTGCTGGAGCCACAGCCAGTACTGACATCAAACCAAAATCCATACAGCGTGCCAAAACATGGTCAGATGAAGTTGAGAATCTGTACAGATTTCAGCAAGCTGGATATAGGGATGAAATTGAATATAAACAAGTGAAACAAGTTGATATG GTTGAAAGGTGGCCAGAAACTGGATTTGTGAAGAAGCTTCAGCGAAGGGACAATACTTTCTATTATTACGACAAGGAAAGAGAATGTGAAGACAAAGAAGTTCATAAAGTTAAAGTTTATGCTTACTAA
- the MEIG1 gene encoding meiosis expressed gene 1 protein homolog isoform X1 produces MEPWGVPMENPVVFMDSKDIPSPAFSPGEANVRDEPGMSFSREAGALEDLKLTGDVAGATASTDIKPKSIQRAKTWSDEVENLYRFQQAGYRDEIEYKQVKQVDMVERWPETGFVKKLQRRDNTFYYYDKERECEDKEVHKVKVYAY; encoded by the exons atggaacccTGGG GCGTTCCCATGGAAAATCCAGTGGTGTTTATGGATAGTAAGGACATACCATCTCCAGCTTTCTCCCCCGGGGAAGCAAATGTGAGGGACGAACCCGGTATGTCCTTCAGCAGAGAAGCAGGTGCCCTTGAAGACCT CAAATTAACTGGGGATGTTGCTGGAGCCACAGCCAGTACTGACATCAAACCAAAATCCATACAGCGTGCCAAAACATGGTCAGATGAAGTTGAGAATCTGTACAGATTTCAGCAAGCTGGATATAGGGATGAAATTGAATATAAACAAGTGAAACAAGTTGATATG GTTGAAAGGTGGCCAGAAACTGGATTTGTGAAGAAGCTTCAGCGAAGGGACAATACTTTCTATTATTACGACAAGGAAAGAGAATGTGAAGACAAAGAAGTTCATAAAGTTAAAGTTTATGCTTACTAA